A single region of the Polyangia bacterium genome encodes:
- a CDS encoding RNA polymerase sigma factor translates to MAASGDGPTDAALVIEAQRGASQALEILFRRHTHRVRLLALVLMGMDSDLDDLVQDTFIQAQQSLSRLKAPESFGRWLSAIVVGTAHKVFRRRRMMARLGLLNQDPADLEGLVARTVSPEVAAQLKAACAAVDRLNDDLRSVFLLRRVDGLRLNDIAVHLKVSLSTVKRRLDAAENVMWTALGSAPIGA, encoded by the coding sequence ATGGCCGCATCAGGCGACGGGCCCACCGACGCCGCGCTTGTCATCGAAGCGCAGCGTGGTGCTTCCCAGGCACTAGAGATCCTGTTCCGACGCCACACTCATCGGGTTCGCCTGCTGGCGCTGGTCTTGATGGGCATGGATTCGGATCTGGATGATCTGGTCCAGGATACTTTCATTCAGGCGCAACAGTCGCTAAGCAGATTGAAAGCTCCGGAGTCGTTCGGGCGTTGGCTTTCCGCCATCGTGGTCGGCACCGCGCACAAGGTCTTTCGCCGCCGCCGCATGATGGCCCGCTTGGGCCTTTTGAACCAAGATCCGGCCGATCTGGAAGGTCTCGTGGCCCGGACCGTGTCGCCCGAGGTAGCGGCCCAGTTAAAGGCGGCGTGCGCCGCCGTCGATCGCCTGAATGACGATTTGAGGAGCGTGTTTCTTCTGCGTCGGGTAGACGGCTTGCGCTTGAATGACATCGCCGTCCACTTGAAAGTGTCGCTGTCGACAGTGAAACGTCGACTGGACGCCGCCGAGAATGTGATGTGGACAGCGCTCGGATCGGCGCCGATCGGGGCTTGA
- a CDS encoding cellulase family glycosylhydrolase, with amino-acid sequence MKRNAMRVLARGEVLVLSSMLVGCTQMTTPAGPRTGSPDAPGEWADAASVDAASVDVASVDATAISPDATATEDASHDVVTAGGIADEALPLSTCGRWIVDAQGRRVKLAGVNWYGANDVDLVVGGLDKVSLASVAGKIRELGFNSVRLPFSNEMLHSTAVVTDAVAANPTLRGKTAIAIFDATVEALARAGLLIVLNNHSTHAMWCCNYDDDGLWYTKEYSEEQWIADWEFMAQRYADNPRVVGADLRNEIRIAKPVTGLLPRLPNWGGGDANDWRAAATRAGDRIAAKTPRWLIIVEGLNSADDLTAVGGNPIVLKTPKKLVYSAHQYGFFRPGLPAIPGLGGTYDTMDAGQLSSASQKQWGYLTEPAQPFTAPVWLGEFGDSASSDPKWLTNLAAYLHETDIDWAYWAINGGPKASGDPEPYGLLDDDWTTVRDDWRLSTLRSLQSGTRGPGITGSAEACP; translated from the coding sequence GTGAAGCGCAACGCAATGCGAGTGCTGGCGCGCGGCGAGGTTCTGGTGCTGTCGTCGATGCTCGTCGGGTGTACGCAGATGACGACGCCTGCAGGACCGCGGACTGGATCGCCTGATGCGCCAGGAGAATGGGCCGATGCCGCGTCCGTCGACGCGGCGTCCGTCGATGTCGCGTCCGTCGATGCCACGGCGATCTCACCAGACGCCACCGCCACGGAGGATGCCTCGCACGACGTCGTGACTGCCGGGGGCATCGCCGACGAGGCCCTGCCGCTGTCCACGTGCGGCCGCTGGATCGTGGACGCCCAGGGTCGCCGCGTGAAGCTCGCCGGCGTGAACTGGTACGGGGCCAACGATGTGGACCTGGTGGTCGGCGGACTGGACAAGGTCTCCCTGGCCAGTGTCGCCGGCAAGATTCGAGAGCTTGGGTTCAATTCAGTCCGGCTGCCGTTCTCGAACGAGATGTTGCATTCGACGGCGGTCGTCACGGATGCGGTGGCGGCAAACCCCACGCTACGAGGCAAGACGGCCATCGCGATCTTCGACGCCACCGTCGAGGCGCTCGCGCGCGCGGGACTGCTGATCGTTCTCAACAATCATTCCACGCACGCGATGTGGTGTTGCAACTACGACGACGACGGTCTTTGGTACACGAAGGAGTACAGCGAAGAACAGTGGATTGCCGACTGGGAATTCATGGCGCAACGTTATGCGGACAATCCCCGCGTCGTGGGAGCCGACTTGCGCAACGAGATCCGGATCGCCAAACCGGTGACCGGCCTTTTGCCTCGCCTGCCGAACTGGGGCGGGGGCGACGCGAATGACTGGCGCGCCGCCGCGACGCGCGCTGGCGATCGCATTGCCGCGAAGACCCCCCGCTGGCTGATCATCGTCGAGGGGCTCAACTCGGCCGATGATCTGACGGCCGTCGGTGGCAACCCGATCGTCCTCAAGACGCCCAAGAAGCTGGTGTATTCGGCGCATCAATACGGTTTCTTCCGGCCAGGCCTGCCCGCCATTCCCGGCCTCGGTGGCACCTACGACACGATGGACGCGGGACAGCTGAGCAGCGCGAGCCAAAAGCAATGGGGCTACCTGACCGAACCCGCGCAGCCGTTCACGGCGCCGGTTTGGCTTGGTGAGTTCGGCGACAGCGCATCGTCGGATCCGAAATGGCTGACCAACCTGGCCGCCTATCTCCACGAAACCGATATCGACTGGGCCTACTGGGCGATCAACGGCGGACCCAAGGCCAGCGGCGATCCCGAACCCTACGGCCTCCTCGATGACGATTGGACGACGGTACGCGACGACTGGCGTCTGTCGACGCTCCGGTCGCTGCAGTCGGGGACTCGGGGGCCGGGAATCACCGGCTCCGCGGAGGCCTGCCCCTGA
- a CDS encoding DUF1552 domain-containing protein translates to MLFGRNGISRRKVLRGMIAGGASVVVPLPRLGAMLNGNGTAYADGTKLPVRFGFWFFGNGIIPSRWVPNATGIGDAWTLSEELEPLLAVKPWLSVVTGMDVKVPDSAAHASFPACALSGATNGTKTTLLPTIDQVIGKMIGTGTTFGVNGLHIGIGSSSGSTALGDVMSFSAQGQPNPPEFSPANLFKKLFPFASTTSGAAPAAPDPDLLRRQMVLDAVNTEAAALRTKLGAEDQQRLDRHLQGVQELQTQIMRAQGPKVVGKLVDPDMGYPNRGADGSLSRARCEAFNELLVFALSTDLTRIFSYTFTTPASFQSYADCGLGTGGYHGDYGHRQSPKGAAYATAGMNTGVRYAMSNLADLLTKMKNTADGASTLLDNSAVYTTSCTSESQTHSPIDFPLLVSGKAGGKLKGDQHIRIVGENTTTVLHTLYQAYGGTDQTFGMGAGQVGNGLTALLT, encoded by the coding sequence ATGCTTTTCGGTCGCAACGGAATTTCGCGTCGCAAGGTTTTGCGCGGGATGATCGCGGGTGGCGCCAGTGTCGTCGTGCCACTGCCTCGCCTGGGCGCCATGCTCAACGGGAACGGAACCGCGTACGCGGACGGGACGAAGCTTCCCGTCCGGTTCGGCTTTTGGTTTTTCGGCAATGGGATCATCCCGTCGCGATGGGTTCCGAACGCCACGGGGATCGGCGATGCATGGACGCTGAGCGAAGAGCTGGAACCGCTTCTGGCAGTCAAACCCTGGCTGTCTGTCGTCACGGGCATGGACGTCAAAGTCCCCGACAGCGCGGCCCACGCCAGCTTTCCGGCATGCGCCCTGTCCGGTGCGACCAACGGAACCAAGACGACACTGCTGCCCACGATCGATCAGGTCATTGGGAAGATGATCGGCACCGGGACCACCTTCGGCGTGAACGGCCTTCACATTGGCATCGGAAGCTCGTCCGGTAGCACGGCGCTCGGTGACGTCATGTCGTTCTCCGCTCAAGGGCAACCAAACCCACCGGAGTTCAGCCCCGCGAACCTCTTCAAGAAGCTGTTTCCGTTTGCGAGCACAACGAGCGGCGCAGCCCCGGCGGCTCCCGATCCGGACCTGCTGCGCAGGCAAATGGTGCTCGACGCCGTCAACACGGAGGCGGCGGCGCTTCGTACCAAACTCGGCGCCGAAGACCAGCAACGTCTTGACCGGCACCTCCAGGGTGTTCAGGAGCTGCAAACTCAGATCATGCGCGCGCAAGGACCGAAGGTGGTGGGCAAGCTGGTCGATCCGGACATGGGATATCCCAACCGAGGCGCCGATGGCTCGCTGTCACGCGCCCGGTGTGAAGCGTTCAATGAACTGCTGGTGTTTGCTTTATCCACTGATCTGACGCGCATCTTCAGCTACACGTTCACGACTCCGGCGTCTTTCCAAAGTTATGCCGACTGCGGTTTGGGTACGGGCGGGTACCACGGCGATTACGGTCACCGACAAAGTCCGAAGGGCGCGGCGTATGCGACGGCGGGCATGAACACCGGCGTTCGGTACGCGATGAGCAACCTTGCCGATCTGCTGACCAAGATGAAGAACACGGCTGACGGCGCAAGCACGCTGCTCGACAACTCGGCCGTCTACACGACCTCGTGCACATCGGAATCGCAAACCCATTCACCCATTGATTTTCCTCTTCTCGTTTCGGGCAAGGCGGGCGGCAAGCTCAAGGGCGATCAGCACATCCGGATAGTCGGCGAGAACACGACCACTGTCTTGCACACCCTTTACCAAGCTTATGGAGGGACGGATCAGACGTTCGGGATGGGCGCGGGGCAGGTCGGCAACGGTCTAACGGCGCTGTTGACGTGA
- a CDS encoding DUF1592 domain-containing protein has translation MNGEPEPTAGTGGSAGANPPGSGGNGGATPSSSSGVSLLNLPASPLTAAGLHRLTAWEFANSLQDLLGGGVPLAPVEADTLVGGFATVGASSVSLSPAGVDQYETVLGNATAYAFADATHASAVLSCLPKSTTDTACLTQALNGFGRRAFRRPLTSAETTLFLNLATNIGNQSGSDVLTGVRYAVWAILQSPQFLYRVELGTPSAADGGRMKYTSFEMASRLAATLWASVPDDALLDAAAQDALSAPAGSLTQAQRMLADPRVHRSLAAFVDQLFDAFSLSQADKDPTMFPAYTTTLRAAMLQELELRIDDLAFTQKGDYLSLFESTSTFVNKELAAFYGVPFTATDDGFHRVDFPAGSPRVGLLGSAAILAGHAHAQLTSPTLRGKFVDEMLLCETIPPPPPGTPPLPAMAPAGSTVRQILSVHRSQAQCAACHALMDPIGFAMENFDTTGQYRTTDNGQSVDTTGTLNGVAFSNLAELGTVVRKNAVTGPCLVSKVYENALGRLPVDKDGVALNQLISQFSKAGNRIDQLLVDLVGNDGFRFVTPM, from the coding sequence GTGAACGGTGAGCCGGAACCCACGGCGGGAACCGGCGGCTCGGCTGGCGCCAACCCGCCCGGGTCAGGCGGCAACGGCGGCGCGACCCCATCGTCGTCATCCGGGGTCAGCCTTCTGAACCTTCCTGCGTCCCCTTTGACCGCGGCGGGCCTGCACAGGCTGACCGCCTGGGAGTTCGCCAATAGCTTGCAAGACCTATTGGGTGGCGGCGTACCGCTTGCGCCGGTTGAGGCAGACACCTTGGTCGGAGGTTTCGCCACGGTGGGCGCTTCTTCTGTCTCCCTATCGCCGGCCGGTGTCGATCAATATGAAACTGTCCTCGGCAACGCGACCGCCTATGCGTTCGCCGATGCGACGCACGCGTCCGCCGTCTTGTCGTGCCTGCCGAAGTCGACGACAGACACAGCGTGCCTGACACAGGCGTTGAATGGCTTCGGTCGCCGCGCGTTCCGTCGCCCGCTGACCAGCGCCGAGACCACGCTCTTTTTGAACTTGGCCACGAACATCGGCAATCAGTCTGGCAGTGACGTGCTCACGGGCGTTCGCTATGCCGTGTGGGCAATTTTGCAGTCGCCTCAGTTCCTTTATCGCGTCGAACTCGGCACTCCCAGCGCGGCTGACGGCGGGCGTATGAAGTACACCAGCTTCGAGATGGCGTCGCGGCTGGCCGCCACCTTGTGGGCTTCGGTCCCGGACGACGCTCTGCTCGACGCTGCCGCCCAGGACGCGCTGTCCGCCCCGGCCGGCAGTCTCACCCAGGCGCAGCGGATGCTGGCGGATCCGCGCGTTCATCGCTCGCTCGCGGCGTTCGTCGACCAGCTCTTCGACGCCTTCAGTTTGAGCCAGGCGGACAAGGACCCGACCATGTTCCCCGCGTACACAACCACGCTGCGAGCGGCGATGCTGCAGGAACTCGAGTTGCGCATCGACGACCTCGCCTTCACGCAGAAGGGCGACTACCTCTCGCTGTTCGAAAGCACGTCGACGTTCGTGAACAAAGAGCTGGCCGCTTTCTATGGTGTACCATTCACGGCGACCGACGACGGCTTCCATCGTGTCGATTTTCCCGCCGGCTCGCCCCGGGTCGGCCTTCTCGGCTCCGCCGCCATCCTTGCCGGTCACGCGCACGCGCAGCTCACATCACCGACCCTGCGCGGAAAATTCGTCGACGAGATGCTTCTTTGCGAGACCATTCCGCCACCGCCGCCTGGCACGCCGCCGCTACCGGCGATGGCCCCGGCGGGTTCGACGGTTCGACAGATCCTGAGCGTGCATCGCTCGCAGGCGCAGTGCGCGGCTTGCCACGCGTTGATGGATCCGATCGGGTTCGCCATGGAGAACTTCGACACAACGGGACAGTACCGGACCACCGACAACGGTCAGTCCGTCGACACGACCGGCACGCTCAACGGCGTCGCGTTCAGCAATCTCGCAGAGCTGGGGACCGTGGTGCGAAAGAACGCCGTCACCGGTCCGTGCCTGGTCAGCAAGGTTTATGAAAACGCGCTCGGGCGTCTGCCGGTCGACAAGGACGGCGTCGCCCTCAATCAACTCATCAGCCAGTTCTCCAAAGCCGGAAACCGAATCGATCAGTTGCTCGTCGATCTGGTTGGTAATGATGGCTTCCGTTTCGTCACACCGATGTAA
- a CDS encoding LamG domain-containing protein, which produces MQSVEMPDWGVTGGPIDAGTGGAGTIGSGGGTGGHSFGSGGAVGSGGATSAMDAFQMDGSAGTGGITGPVDAPSDSGDSGASCGSLKDGLVGYWKLDEGKTPIIDSSGFGNSRTLVNAPNWAPGPPLMCANLNALVLNGTNQYASLGNPAVLNFSGQITLSAWVKASSSTGAHNLVAHGYDANHEVFLRIASPNYEVGSWVAGTTYSTTYVVPGGDIGTWVHLAGVYDGTRWHLYRNGVPVSSSVQTVGAVTVTSNWAIGARGDGTSRLLAGVIDEVRIYNRALSAAEIADLYP; this is translated from the coding sequence ATGCAGTCGGTCGAGATGCCGGACTGGGGAGTGACGGGCGGCCCTATCGACGCAGGCACGGGAGGCGCCGGAACCATTGGTTCCGGTGGAGGCACAGGGGGCCATTCGTTCGGCTCGGGCGGTGCGGTGGGCAGCGGTGGCGCGACCAGTGCAATGGACGCGTTTCAAATGGATGGGTCCGCAGGGACTGGCGGCATCACCGGGCCGGTCGATGCCCCCAGCGACAGCGGTGACAGCGGTGCCAGCTGCGGATCGCTCAAAGACGGCCTGGTAGGCTATTGGAAGCTCGATGAAGGTAAGACGCCGATCATCGACTCATCGGGATTTGGGAACAGCAGAACACTGGTTAATGCCCCCAACTGGGCGCCGGGCCCCCCATTGATGTGCGCCAATCTCAATGCCCTGGTTCTGAACGGAACGAATCAGTATGCGTCGCTTGGCAATCCCGCTGTTTTGAATTTCAGTGGACAGATCACTTTGAGTGCTTGGGTGAAGGCGTCATCATCCACTGGCGCCCATAATCTTGTTGCCCACGGCTACGATGCCAACCACGAGGTATTCCTGCGTATCGCGAGCCCCAATTACGAGGTTGGCAGCTGGGTGGCTGGCACAACGTATTCGACGACCTACGTAGTACCGGGCGGTGACATTGGAACGTGGGTGCATCTAGCCGGGGTCTATGACGGAACCAGGTGGCATCTTTACCGCAATGGCGTGCCGGTCTCCAGTTCAGTGCAGACAGTCGGCGCGGTGACTGTCACCAGCAACTGGGCCATCGGGGCCCGTGGCGACGGCACTTCGCGCTTGCTCGCAGGGGTCATTGATGAGGTCCGCATCTACAATCGAGCGCTTTCGGCAGCCGAGATCGCGGACCTCTACCCCTGA
- a CDS encoding GDSL-type esterase/lipase family protein, with the protein MKVACTGTSAMQGLGSTTGHHVPDEMGRDLGSGFEVKNFAVEGTTAISSISTAYASTSQMKAAETYNPDVVLYWFGGNDSFKGTWDAHKGEFQADYTKLVQTFQALPSHPKTFLVRLWVFVNTPVQQTVIDKEILPIIDQIAADTGSVLIDYRKAFAMHPEYFPDGMHPNDTGTLAIGKLFADSVTAALSAPPADAGATVDAAAGEVDSSLPDASVAETAADTSSSATGGAPGGTGGAAGGGTGGGAGGSPPPSTGTGGSAPSAGGGTSGGCSVADQSFAAPSVLWLMGLFGLFVARRRPFDRAN; encoded by the coding sequence TTGAAGGTTGCCTGCACCGGCACCAGCGCCATGCAGGGGCTGGGCTCGACCACCGGACATCACGTGCCTGACGAGATGGGCCGCGACCTCGGCTCTGGATTCGAGGTCAAGAACTTTGCCGTCGAAGGGACGACCGCGATCAGCTCGATCAGTACGGCATACGCCAGCACCAGCCAGATGAAGGCGGCCGAAACTTACAACCCTGACGTGGTCTTGTACTGGTTCGGAGGCAACGACTCATTCAAAGGAACGTGGGACGCGCACAAAGGCGAGTTTCAGGCCGACTACACCAAGCTGGTGCAAACTTTTCAGGCGTTGCCCAGTCACCCAAAGACGTTTCTGGTTCGTCTGTGGGTCTTCGTCAATACGCCGGTTCAACAGACCGTCATCGACAAAGAGATTCTGCCCATCATCGATCAGATCGCCGCCGATACAGGTTCGGTTCTGATCGACTATCGCAAGGCGTTCGCGATGCATCCCGAGTATTTTCCGGACGGCATGCACCCGAACGACACCGGCACCCTGGCCATCGGCAAGCTGTTCGCCGACTCCGTGACCGCCGCGTTGAGCGCGCCGCCTGCCGACGCGGGCGCCACGGTTGACGCGGCTGCGGGCGAGGTAGATTCATCATTGCCGGACGCGTCGGTGGCCGAGACCGCCGCCGACACGTCCAGTTCCGCAACCGGCGGCGCGCCCGGCGGGACTGGCGGCGCCGCGGGCGGTGGCACCGGCGGTGGCGCGGGCGGCTCGCCGCCGCCTTCCACGGGCACGGGAGGCAGCGCACCGAGCGCCGGCGGCGGCACCAGCGGTGGTTGCAGTGTCGCTGACCAATCCTTCGCGGCGCCGAGCGTTCTGTGGTTGATGGGACTGTTCGGTCTGTTCGTGGCCCGCCGTCGACCTTTCGACCGAGCCAATTAG